The Equus asinus isolate D_3611 breed Donkey chromosome 22, EquAss-T2T_v2, whole genome shotgun sequence genome has a segment encoding these proteins:
- the CHD4 gene encoding chromodomain-helicase-DNA-binding protein 4 isoform X2: MASGLGSPSPCSAGSEEEDMDALLSNSLPPPHPENEEDPEEDLSETETPKLKKKKKPKKPRDPKIPKSKRQKKERMLLCRQLGDSSGEGPEFVEEEEEVALRSDSEGSDYTPGKKKKKKLGPKKEKKSKSKRKEEEEEDDDDDDSKEPKSSAQLLEDWGMEDIDHVFSEEDYRTLTNYKAFSQFVRPLIAAKNPKIAVSKMMMVLGAKWREFSTNNPFKGSSGASVAAAAAAAVAVVESMVTATEVAPPPPPVEVPIRKAKTKEGKGPNARRKPKGSPRVPDAKKPKPKKVAPLKIKLGGFGSKRKRSSSEDDDLDVESDFDDASINSYSVSDGSTSRSSRSRKKLRTTKKKKKGEEEVTAVDGYETDHQDYCEVCQQGGEIILCDTCPRAYHMVCLDPDMEKAPEGKWSCPHCEKEGIQWEAKEDNSEGEEILEEVGGDPEEEDDHHMEFCRVCKDGGELLCCDTCPSSYHIHCLNPPLPEIPNGEWLCPRCTCPALKGKVQKILIWKWGQPPSPTPVPRPPDADPNTPSPKPLEGRPERQFFVKWQGMSYWHCSWVSELQLELHCQVMFRNYQRKNDMDEPPSGDFGGDEEKSRKRKNKDPKFAEMEERFYRYGIKPEWMMIHRILNHSVDKKGHVHYLIKWRDLPYDQASWESEDVEIQDYDLFKQSYWNHRELMRGEEGRPGKKLKKVKLRKLERPPETPTVDPTVKYERQPEYLDATGGTLHPYQMEGLNWLRFSWAQGTDTILADEMGLGKTVQTAVFLYSLYKEGHSKGPFLVSAPLSTIINWEREFEMWAPDMYVVTYVGDKDSRAIIRENEFSFEDNAIRGGKKASRMKKEASVKFHVLLTSYELITIDMAILGSIDWACLIVDEAHRLKNNQSKFFRVLNGYSLQHKLLLTGTPLQNNLEELFHLLNFLTPERFHNLEGFLEEFADIAKEDQIKKLHDMLGPHMLRRLKADVFKNMPSKTELIVRVELSPMQKKYYKYILTRNFEALNARGGGNQVSLLNVVMDLKKCCNHPYLFPVAAMEAPKMPNGMYDGSALIRASGKLLLLQKMLKNLKEGGHRVLIFSQMTKMLDLLEDFLEHEGYKYERIDGGITGNMRQEAIDRFNAPGAQQFCFLLSTRAGGLGINLATADTVIIYDSDWNPHNDIQAFSRAHRIGQNKKVMIYRFVTRASVEERITQVAKKKMMLTHLVVRPGLGSKTGSMSKQELDDILKFGTEELFKDEATDGGGDNKEGEDSSVIHYDDKAIERLLDRNQDETEDTELQGMNEYLSSFKVAQYVVREEEMGEEEEVEREIIKQEESVDPDYWEKLLRHHYEQQQEDLARNLGKGKRIRKQVNYNDGSQEDRDWQDDQSDNQSDYSVASEEGDEDFDERSEAPRRPSRKGLRNDKDKPLPPLLARVGGNIEVLGFNARQRKAFLNAIMRYGMPPQDAFTTQWLVRDLRGKSEKEFKAYVSLFMRHLCEPGADGAETFADGVPREGLSRQHVLTRIGVMSLIRKKVQEFEHVNGRWSMPELAEVEENKKMSQPGSPSPKTPTPSTPGDTQPNTPAPAPPAEDGIKIEENSVKEEESAEGEKEVKSAVPEATAECTQPPAPASEDEKVLVEPPEGEEKVEKAEVKERTDEPMETEPKGVADVEKVEEKSAIDLTPIVVEDKEEKKEEEEKKEVMLQNGETPKDLNDEKQKKNIKQRFMFNIADGGFTELHSLWQNEERAATVTKKTYEIWHRRHDYWLLAGIINHGYARWQDIQNDPRYAILNEPFKGEMNRGNFLEIKNKFLARRFKLLEQALVIEEQLRRAAYLNMSEDPSHPSMALNTRFAEVECLAESHQHLSKESMAGNKPANAVLHKGILKQLEELLSDMKADVTRLPATIARIPPVAVRLQMSERNILSRLANRAPEPTPQQVAQQQ; this comes from the exons TGGCGTCGGGCCTGGGCTCCCCGTCCCCCTGCTCGGCGGGCAGTGAGGAGGAGGATATGGATGCACTTTTGAGCAAcagcctgcccccaccccacccag AAAACGAAGAGGACCCAGAAGAGGATTTGTCAGAAACGGAGACTCCAAAgctcaagaagaagaaaaagcctaAGAAACCGCGGGACCCTAAAATCCCTAAGAGCAAGCGCCAAAAAAAAGAG CGTATGCTCTTATGCCGGCAGCTGGGGGACAGCTCTGGGGAGGGGCCGGAGtttgtggaggaggaggaagaggtggctCTGCGCTCAGACAGTGAGGGCAGCGACTATACCCCtggcaagaagaagaagaagaagcttggacctaagaaagaaaagaagagcaaatccaagaggaaggaggaggaggaggaggatgacgatgatgatgattcAAAG GAACCTAAATCCTCTGCTCAGCTCCTGGAAGACTGGGGCATGGAAGACatcgaccatgtgttctcagagGAGGATTATCGCACCCTCACCAACTACAAGGCCTTCAGCCAGTTTGTCCG ACCCCTCATTGCTGCCAAAAACCCCAAGATTGCTGTGTCCAAGATGATGATGGTTTTGGGTGCGAAGTGGCGGGAGTTCAGCACCAACAACCCCTTCAAAGGCAGTTCTGGGGCTTCAGTggcagcggcggcagcggcagcaGTGGCTGTGGTGGAGAGCATGGTGACAGCCACTGAGGTTGCACCACCTCCTCCCCCTGTGGAGGTGCCTATCCGCAAAGCCAAGACCAAGGAGGGCAAAG GTCCTAATGCTCGTAGGAAGCCCAAAGGCAGTCCTCGTGTACCTGATGCCAAGAAGCCTAAACCGAAGAAAGTAGCTCCGCTGAAAATCAAGCTGGGAGGTTTTGGTTCTAAGCGTAAGAGATCTTCG AGTGAGGACGACGACTTGGATGTGGAGTCTGACTTCGATGATGCCAGTATCAATAGCTATTCTGTTTCTGATGGTTCCACCAGCCGCAGTAGCCGCAGCCGCAAGAAACTCCGgaccactaaaaagaaaaagaaag GCGAGGAGGAGGTGACTGCTGTGGATGGTTATGAGACAGACCACCAGGACTATTGCGAGGTGTGCCAGCAAGGCGGTGAGATCATCCTGTGTGATACCTGTCCCCGAGCTTACCACATGGTCTGCCTGGATCCAGATATGGAGAAGGCTCCTGAGGGCAAGTGGAGCTGCCCCCACTGT GAGAAGGAAGGCATCCAGTGGGAGGCTAAGGAGGACAattcagagggagaggagatcctgGAAGAGGTTGGGGGAGACCCTGAAGAAGAGGATGACCACCATATGGAATTCTGTCGGGTCTGCAAGGATGGTGGGGAGCTGCTCTGCTGTGACACTTGTCCTTCCTCCTACCACATCCACTGCCTGAACCCCCCGCTTCCAGAGATCCCCAATGGTGAATGGCTCTGTCCCCGTTGTACG tgTCCAGCTCTTAAGGGCAAAGTTCAGAAGATCCTAATCTGGAAGTGGGGTCAGCCACCATCTCCCACACCGGTGCCTCGACCTCCAGATGCTGATCCCAATACTCCCTCTCCCAAGCCGTTGGAGGGGCGGCCAGAGCGGCAGTTCTTTGTGAAATGGCAAGGCATGTCTTATTGGCACTGCTCCTGGGTGTCTGAACTGCAG TTGGAGCTGCACTGTCAAGTGATGTTCCGCAACTATCAGCGGAAGAATGATATGGATGAGCCACCTTCTGGGGACTTTGGTGGTGATGAAGAGAAGAGCCGAAAGCGAAAGAACAAGGACCCTAAATTTGCAGAGATGGAGGAACGCTTCTATCGCTATGGGATAAAACCTGAGTGGATGATGATCCACCGAATTCTCAACCACAG TGTGGACAAGAAGGGCCATGTTCACTACTTGATCAAGTGGCGAGATTTGCCCTATGATCAGGCATCCTGGgagagtgaggatgtggagatacaGGACTATGACCTGTTCAAGCAGAGTTATTGGAATCACAG GGAGTTAATGAGGGGTGAGGAAGGACGACCAGGCAAGAAACTCAAGAAGGTGAAGCTACGGAAGTTGGAGAGGCCTCCTGAAACTCCAACAGTTGAT CCAACAGTGAAGTATGAGCGACAGCCAGAGTACCTGGATGCTACAGGTGGAACCCTGCACCCCTATCAAATGGAGGGCTTGAATTGGTTGCGCTTCTCCTGGGCTCAGGGCACTGATACCATCTTGGCTGATGAGATGGGCCTTGGGAAGACTGTCCAGAcagcagtcttcctctattcccTCTACAAGGAG gGTCATTCCAAAGGCCCCTTCCTAGTGAGTGCCCCTCTTTCTACCATCATCAACTGGGAGCGGGAGTTTGAAATGTGGGCTCCAGATATGTATGTGGTGACCTATGTGGGGGACAAAGATAGCCGTGCCATCATCCGAGAGAATGAGTTCTCCTTTGAAGACAACGCCATTCGTGGTGGCAAGAAGGCCTCTCGCATGAAG AAAGAGGCATCTGTGAAATTCCACGTGCTGCTGACATCCTATGAGTTGATCACCATTGACATGGCTATCTTGGGGTCTATTGACTGGGCCTGCCTCATCGTGGATGAAGCCCATCGGCTTAAGAACAATCAGTCTAAG TTCTTCCGGGTCTTAAATGGTTACTCACTCCAGCACAAGCTGTTGCTGACTGGGACTCCATTACAAAACAATCTAGAAGAGTTGTTTCATCTGCTCAACTTTCTCACCCCCGAGAGGTTCCA CAATTtggaaggtttcctggaggagtTTGCTGACATTGCCAAAGAGGACCAGATTAAAAAACTGCATGACATGCTAGGGCCTCACATGTTGCGGCGGCTCAAAGCTGATGTGTTCAAGAATATGCCATCCAAGACAGAGCTGATTGTGCGTGTGGAACTGAGCCCTATGCAGAA GAAATACTACAAGTACATCCTTACTCGAAATTTTGAGGCACTCAATGCTCGAGGTGGTGGCAACCAGGTCTCTCTGCTAAATGTGGTGATGGATCTTAAGAAGTGCTGCAATCACCCATATCTCTTCCCTGTGGCTGCAATG gaaGCCCCTAAGATGCCTAATGGCATGTATGATGGCAGTGCCCTAATCAGAGCATCTGGGAAATTATTGCTGCTACAGAAGATGCTCAAGAACCTTAAGGAGGGTGGGCACCGTGTACTCATCTTCTCCCAG ATGACCAAGATGCTGGACCTACTAGAGGATTTCTTGGAACATGAAGGTTATAAGTATGAACGTATTGATGGTGGAATCACTGGGAACATGCGTCAAGAGGCCATTGACCGCTTCAATG caccgGGTGCTCAGCAGTTCTGCTTCTTGCTTTCCACTCGAGCTGGGGGCCTTGGAATCAATCTGGCCACTGCTGACACAGTTATTATCTATGACTCTGACTGGAACCCCCATAATGACATCCAG GCCTTTAGCAGAGCTCACCGTATTGGGCAAAATAAGAAGGTGATGATCTATCGGTTTGTGACCCGTGCGTCAGTGGAGGAGCGCATCACGCAGGTGGCAAAGAAGAAGATGATGCTGACGCATCTAGTGGTTCGGCCTGGGCTGGGCTCCAAGACTGGATCCATGTCCAAACAGGAGCTTGACGACATCCTCAAATTTGGCACTGAGGAACTATTCAAGGACGAAGCTACAGATGGAG GAGGAGACAACAAAGAGGGAGAAGATAGTAGTGTTATCCACTATGATGATAAGGCCATTGAAAGACTGCTGGACCGTAACCAGGATGAGACTGAAGATACAGAATTGCAGGGCATGAATGAATATTTGAGCTCATTCAAAGTGGCCCAGTATGTGGTGCGGGAAGAAGAAATGGGG gaggaagaggaggtagAACGGGAAAtcataaaacaagaagaaagtgtGGATCCTGACTACTGGGAGAAATTGCTGCGGCACCATTATGAGCAGCAGCAAGAAGATCTGGCCCGAAATCTgggcaaaggaaaaagaatccgTAAACAGGTCAACTACAATGATGGCTCCCAGGAGGACCGAG atTGGCAGGACGACCAGTCCGACAACCAGTCCGATTATTCAGTGGCCTCAGAGGAAGGTGATGAAGACTTTGATGAACGTTCAGAAG CTCCCCGCAGGCCCAGTCGTAAGGGCCTGCGGAACGATAAAGATAAGCCATTGCCTCCTCTGTTGGCCCGTGTTGGTGGGAATATTGAA GTACTTGGTTTTAATGCTCGTCAGCGAAAAGCCTTTCTTAATGCAATTATGcgatatgggatgccacctcaggatGCTTTTACCACCCAGTGGCTTGTGAGAGATCTGCGAGGCAAATCAGAGAAAGAGTTCAA GGCTTACGTCTCTCTTTTTATGCGGCATTTATGTGAGCCGGGAGCAGATGGGGCTGAGACCTTTGCTGATGGTGTCCCCAGAGAAGGCCTGTCTCGCCAGCACGTTCTTACCAGGATTGGTGTTATGTCCTTGATTCGCAAGAAG GTTCAGGAGTTTGAACATGTTAATGGGCGCTGGAGCATGCCTGAACTTGCTGAagtagaggaaaacaaaaaaatgtccCAGCCCGGGTCACCTTCCCCCAAGACTCCTACACCCTCCACTCCAGGGGACACGCAACCCAATACTCCTGCACCTGCTCCACCTGCCG AGGATGggataaaaatagaggaaaatagcGTCAAAGAAGAGGAGAgtgcagaaggagaaaaggaggttAAATCTGCAGTCCCTGAGGCCACCGCTGAG tgtacacagccccctgcccctgcctcagaGGATGAAAAAGTCCTTGTTGAACCtcctgagggagaagagaaggtggaaaaggcagaGGTGAAGGAGAGAACAGACGAACCTATGGAGACAGAGCCCAAAG GTGTTGCTGATGTGGAAAAGGTGGAGGAGAAGTCAGCAATAGATCTCACCCCCATTGTGGTAGAGGACAAAG aagagaagaaagaagaagaagagaaaaaagaggtgaTGCTTCAGAATGGAGAGACTCCCAAGGACCTGAATGatgagaagcagaagaaaaatattaagcagCGTTTCATGTTCAACATTGCAGATGGCGGTTTTACTG AGTTGCATTCCCTTTGGCAGAATGAGGAGCGGGCAGCCACAGTCACCAAGAAGACTTACGAGATCTGGCATCGACGGCATGACTACTGGCTGCTGGCTGGCATCATAAA CCATGGCTATGCTCGGTGGCAGGACATCCAGAATGACCCACGTTATGCCATCCTCAATGAGCCTTTCAAGGGTGAAATGAACCGTGGCAATTTCTTAGAGATCAAGAATAAATTCCTAGCCCGAAGGTTCAAG CTCTTAGAACAAGCCCTGGTGATTGAGGAACAGCTGCGCCGGGCAGCTTACCTGAACATGTCAGAGGACCCCTCTCACCCTTCCATGGCCCTAAACACCCGCTTTGCTGAGGTGGAGTGTTTGGCGGAGAGTCATCAGCACCTGTCCAAGGAGTCAATGGCAGGAAACAAGCCAGCCAATGCAGTCCTGCACAAAGGTA TTCTGAAACAGCTAGAAGAGCTGCTGAGTGACATGAAAGCCGATGTGACTCGACTCCCAGCTACTATTGCCCGAATTCCCCCAGTTGCTGTGCGGCTACAGATGTCAGAGCGTAACATTCTCAGCCGCCTGGCAAATCGAGCACCTGAACCTACTCCACAGCAG GTAGCCCAGCAGCAGTGA